One segment of Moorella sp. E308F DNA contains the following:
- a CDS encoding GmrSD restriction endonuclease domain-containing protein, with protein sequence MKIATILDQIDLGSMALPEFQRGYVWNRDQVRGLMQSLYRRYPIGSLLVWVTRSEGAASRGDQAPAPGVVKLLLDGQQRITTLYGIIRGRPPRFFDGNAQAFTGLYFHLEDETFEFYMPSKMKGNPLWINVTELMQNGVGEFISQLYAHPELAPRMKTYIQRLTDIDGIKNIDLHVEEVTGEDKTIDVVVDIFNRVNSGGTKLSQGDLALAKICAAWPEARQAMKEVLAGWEKAGFHFNLDWLLRNITTILTGEASFSSLKDVDTQRFQNGLTMARDTCNYLLNMISGRLGLDHDRVLGGRYAFPVMTRYLVLRSGKLKDARERDRLLYWYVHSFLWGRFAGSTETVLNQDLKVLEPVDGALDRLIEQLRLSRGSLTIRPEDFAGWSLGARFYPMLYLLTRVCGARDWGSGVPLSANLLGKLNALQVHHIFPKALLYEHGYQKAEVNAIANLCFLTQGANLAISDSRPEVYLEEVERRFPGALASQWVPLDRELWRPENYREFLAERRRLLAAAANRFLDELLNGSAAASVAVNYSTVLNPTTAPVPVEDDEIRALIEWVKLNGLPKPELDFEVCSPTGEVLTVVDLAWPAGVQEGYSQPVALVLQEDKDQNKILNQAGYRYFTSVKDLRAYLETLVGISTDHETSVV encoded by the coding sequence TTGAAAATCGCTACCATTCTTGACCAGATCGATCTGGGAAGCATGGCCCTGCCTGAGTTTCAGCGGGGGTACGTGTGGAACCGCGATCAGGTGCGCGGGCTGATGCAGTCCCTTTACCGCCGCTATCCCATCGGCAGCCTCCTGGTGTGGGTCACCCGGTCGGAGGGGGCAGCCTCCAGGGGCGACCAGGCTCCGGCCCCGGGAGTGGTTAAACTGCTCCTCGACGGCCAGCAGCGGATAACCACCCTCTACGGCATCATCAGGGGCAGGCCGCCCCGCTTTTTCGACGGCAACGCCCAGGCCTTCACCGGCCTCTACTTCCACCTTGAGGACGAGACCTTCGAGTTCTACATGCCCTCCAAGATGAAAGGCAATCCCCTCTGGATCAATGTAACCGAGCTGATGCAGAACGGAGTGGGCGAGTTTATCAGCCAACTTTACGCGCATCCGGAACTGGCGCCCAGGATGAAGACATACATCCAACGCCTCACAGATATTGATGGTATCAAAAACATCGACCTACACGTGGAAGAGGTGACCGGCGAGGATAAAACCATTGACGTGGTGGTGGACATCTTTAACCGGGTCAACAGCGGCGGCACCAAGCTCTCCCAGGGCGACCTGGCCCTGGCCAAGATATGCGCCGCATGGCCGGAAGCCAGGCAGGCCATGAAGGAGGTGCTTGCCGGCTGGGAAAAGGCCGGTTTCCATTTTAACCTCGACTGGCTACTGCGCAATATTACCACCATCCTCACTGGGGAGGCATCTTTCTCGTCCTTAAAAGATGTAGATACACAAAGGTTCCAGAATGGCCTTACCATGGCGCGGGATACTTGCAATTACCTGTTGAATATGATTTCCGGCCGCTTAGGTCTCGACCATGACCGGGTCCTGGGCGGGCGCTATGCCTTTCCGGTGATGACCCGCTACCTCGTCCTGCGGAGCGGGAAGCTGAAGGATGCCAGGGAACGCGATCGCCTTTTATACTGGTACGTCCACAGTTTCCTCTGGGGCCGCTTCGCCGGCTCTACGGAAACTGTTTTGAACCAGGACTTGAAGGTGCTGGAGCCGGTGGACGGTGCCCTGGACCGGTTGATCGAGCAGCTCCGGCTCTCCCGGGGAAGCCTCACTATCCGGCCGGAAGACTTTGCCGGGTGGAGCCTGGGTGCCAGGTTTTACCCCATGCTTTATCTTTTGACCAGGGTGTGCGGCGCCCGGGACTGGGGCAGCGGCGTGCCCCTTTCGGCTAATCTCCTGGGCAAGCTTAACGCCCTGCAGGTGCACCACATCTTTCCCAAAGCCCTTCTCTATGAACACGGCTACCAGAAGGCGGAGGTCAACGCCATTGCCAACCTTTGCTTCCTCACCCAGGGTGCCAACCTGGCCATCAGCGACAGCAGGCCCGAGGTTTATTTAGAGGAAGTAGAAAGAAGGTTCCCCGGGGCGCTGGCCTCCCAGTGGGTGCCCCTGGACCGGGAACTCTGGCGGCCGGAAAACTACAGGGAGTTTCTTGCTGAGCGGCGGCGCCTCCTGGCAGCGGCGGCCAACCGGTTCCTGGATGAACTGTTGAATGGTTCGGCTGCAGCCTCGGTGGCGGTCAATTACTCAACGGTCCTCAACCCGACGACTGCACCCGTTCCGGTGGAAGACGATGAAATTCGAGCCTTGATTGAATGGGTGAAATTAAACGGCCTGCCCAAGCCTGAGCTGGATTTTGAAGTATGCAGTCCCACCGGAGAGGTTCTGACCGTGGTGGACCTGGCCTGGCCCGCCGGGGTTCAGGAGGGCTACAGCCAGCCGGTAGCCCTGGTCTTACAGGAGGATAAGGACCAGAATAAAATTCTCAATCAGGCAGGCTATCGCTACTTTACAAGCGTAAAGGACCTGCGGGCTTATTTGGAAACGCTGGTGGGTATCAGCACTGATCATGAAACTTCGGTGGTTTAG